The following are from one region of the Polyangium spumosum genome:
- a CDS encoding non-ribosomal peptide synthetase, translated as MPASSRQRTREAHACLNEFMADTVAVKLDSELLTQARTTVVIAATFSSEPLSDTLAFWIAELEIFAEILFAPYNQVFQQLLDPASEFARSGSGANVVLVRLEDWLTEGSSPGLPGEQLARAVDDLVRSLCAAPRRRPYFVFICPGNPAADAERRVLLSDAEQKLARAANMIDGVHVVTSDALAKVYQTPEWYDPIGETRGYIPYTIHFYCALGTLIARKVSALLRPPHKVIVLDCDQTMWRGVAAEDGPQGVIVDAPRWALQEFVLAEQAKGKLLCICSKNEEDDVWAVLDARRGMPLERRHFVASRINWCPKPENVRDLARELGVGLDSFIFIDDSPIECAEMRDRCPEVLTLELPGDASRIQSLLAHVWAFDQLAVTEEDRSRTELYQQNTQRSSYQRTTLNFAEFIAGLGLEVEIAPLDLARLPRAAQLTQRTNQFNTTLRRRSEVELSDLCRSGAIECMSITVSDRFGAYGFVGLLLFETRSDTLVADTLLLSCRVLGRGVEHRVMRHLGSIAVERGITWIDVPVRPHARNRPACEFVRALVGEVHDDGDGGWTVRCQASAMAMLEFHPDERKEEPAKRDEEPSPVAKRGAGPSARVFERIARDLSSVEDILAAIRRRNHGARPAPQFDFARTELEGRILELFVDALGVERVGIHDDFFMLGGNSLRAVMVLNRLQREVGASLNLDVVFEHRTAGRLATHIESLRYAARDLAMGRDKGDGLLVIEPHGRTRPIPLSFAQQRIWFLDQLGTASSYNNFSAVRMMGELDVAALSWALSELVRRHESLRTTFHVENGLPCQRVSDPIPVSVPLVDLRHLPIEEQEREIERGAQTEASQPFDLGVDLLLRARLLRLGAPGDTPLDHVLLLTMHHIASDGWSYGVLVHDVHVLYTSFLRRETPPPLPALSVQYADFAAWQRRWMSCGALDAEARYWKMRLEHTPPLLELPTDRPRPPIQRFRGGRAECLIDAEITRCLRDLGRRTDTTLFMTLLAGFEVILGRHSGQDDLCVGVPIANRFRQELEPLIGFFANTLPVRVDLTGDPTFLELLAQTKKAGQEAHANQLLPFEWLVEELKPERALSHNPLVQVIFALQPASMADLVLPGLDVRELAIDVHIVRADIEVHLFERGDEVTGYWLYDADLFDRGTIERMIGHFRTVLRAAAERPDARVSELPLLTAAERRWIVDQWNDTDVDFREARCAHQLFEEQCRRTPENVALVSNDGQTEKRLTYHELNTQANRLAHHLRSVGVGPETVVGLCLPRSANMVIGMLGILKAGGAYLPLDPGYPSARLDFMLSDARPPVVVTDARSVGRLPPSHARLVRMDGDDVAMASRGEENPDSGVGPENLAYVIYTSGSTGTPKGALLDHRGLVNATEAQVRTFGLTSDDRVLQFASPSFDVSAYEIWMALRVGASLHTACVDELASGQTLLDFLSRHRITVMAVTPSTLSTLPPADLPDLRMVHVGGEACPPALVERWRRGRRFVHVYGATEASLLSAAVVCDVPAQPLPLGRPVPNARIYVVDRHGDLSPLGVAGEIWIGGSGVGRGYLNRPELTRERFIDDPFVKGRVYRTGDLGRLRADGKLELLGRIDHQVKARGIRIELGEIEAALREASCVKDATVQAFEDEMGEKRLVAYVVPTRDRESVEIQHVKEWQSLYEDVYGASTASADAFDFTGWVSSYTGESIPATEMNEWLEGTVAELRALQPTRVLDIGCGSGLVLSRIAARCDTYLGTDCSPQAIAWAHRLVHENDDLRSVRLLQRMADDFDGLADQSFDLVVMNSVVQYFPSTDYLLRVLRGALRATRPGGHVFLGDLRNLALLPALHASIALHTAPSDMVRSALAARLAQQAEDEEELLLAPGFFLSLPRILPGIEDVRIRLLRGRVHNELNQFRYHVIFRVGPTREDHDLAGGSESTSEWRDFQREGLALVDLGRQLQASEAPALLLRNIPNARLSRELRALKWLGGDHEETVDALRDACSGEPLGVDPEDLWALGQEHAYRVELGCAEDPTGATIEATFLREGATAPGIRRRVETLKPLSAYANDPMLGKLRRTLPLALRQDLSACLPDYMVPSAFIVLNAIPLTANGKVDRAALPPPTKARSAPRARGGSPRSATESTITRIWQDALGTEAVGIRDNFFDLGGHSLMATQIISRMRDAFGVRVPLRALFERPTIEALAEHVDALSLAEGSVAAPASIQKAPRDGALPASFAQQQLWLLDQLGLGRAYHSQFAVTLEGPLDVPALERSLQEIVRRHEVLRTSFLGERGEVWQIIRSPPAFSLRIVDLSGLAPRSRDDAFRSWIATDGDERIDLERGPMLRGRLLRLGEDRFVLLLTMHHIASDGWSIGVLSRELSELYSAFSRGKPSSLPELSVQYADYAVRQRELLRGEVFERELGLACERLRGAPTLLDLPSMTDTVAPSRHGERRAGSVTFRLDQEIAEGLRRIGRQSGATLFMVTLAAFQVLLSRHTGVDDLLVGTPVADREPASLAPLIGYFVNTVVLRADLTGNPTFMEFLGRTRAEALWVFDRKELPFERIVDALAVERVPGRNPLVQVLFTVQNAPTASLELSGISVAPFPLEQTRARMDLEVDIVEGEGGLTCVWVYDEERLDAATAARMTCHFRTLLASIVADPWRSVRDLEMFTPEERRQILIEWNDTASEAPPDKCIHHLIEEQCARTPDAVAIVFDEMGAGSRCLTYRDLDERSNRLAHDLRELGVSRETLVAMLVEASTEMVVGMLAVLKAGGAYVPIDPKSPRDRVAFILEDTGAPFLLTQPAFASTLPPCDARIVVLPRDGGAASLARPMKAPESRVALGDLAYVIYTSGSGGQPKGVQVEHRSLVTHCVHYTRFYSLSPVDRVLVLASYHFDASVEQLFPALLAGATAVLPSWDLEPRAFTRKLIELCVSVLDTSGAHWRGLTMEWLENPALLSGHRLRNLIIGGDVMPADVLEPWRRTQLAEHVRLFNCYGPTEATVAAAVYEVPRDFDAKGPRIPVGKPLAHRAAYVLDRHQKPVAVGVPGELYIGGIGPARGYLGQPALTQEKFIVIDTLPPPPPGPNGEARPRRLYRTGDMVRWLPDGTLDFLGRIDNQVKVRGYRVEPEEVEANIRKLSAVRDAAVVVQEIGNQRALVGYVVSAEGRGGRIEEEVLDALRATLPEHMIPLRIVVLPEIPRITTSGKVDRAALPMPQPTRSEDSSVAARTRTEATISAIWQDILGRGSVGVHDDFFELGGHSIMATQVIARLNRAFSVRLPLQRIFELPTVAALALFIDNATLSREFVASSARAARTSDEGGMEEEEGEL; from the coding sequence ATGCCCGCGTCGTCGCGCCAGCGAACCCGTGAAGCCCATGCTTGCTTGAATGAGTTTATGGCAGACACAGTTGCGGTTAAGCTTGATTCCGAGCTGCTTACGCAGGCACGCACCACCGTTGTCATTGCCGCGACGTTCTCGAGCGAGCCCCTGAGCGACACGCTGGCGTTCTGGATAGCCGAACTCGAAATTTTCGCAGAGATCCTGTTCGCGCCCTACAATCAGGTCTTCCAGCAGCTCCTCGATCCTGCGAGCGAGTTCGCTCGCAGCGGTTCTGGTGCGAATGTGGTCCTCGTCCGCCTTGAGGATTGGCTTACCGAAGGAAGTTCCCCGGGCCTCCCCGGAGAACAGCTCGCTCGGGCCGTGGACGACCTCGTCCGCTCGCTCTGCGCTGCGCCGCGTCGACGTCCATACTTCGTTTTCATCTGTCCAGGCAATCCCGCCGCTGACGCCGAGAGGCGCGTATTGCTCTCGGATGCAGAGCAGAAGCTCGCCCGAGCCGCCAACATGATCGACGGCGTGCACGTCGTGACCAGCGACGCACTCGCCAAGGTGTACCAAACCCCCGAATGGTACGACCCGATCGGAGAGACGCGTGGGTACATACCCTACACGATTCATTTCTATTGTGCGCTGGGGACCCTCATTGCTCGTAAGGTCTCCGCACTCCTCCGACCGCCTCATAAAGTGATCGTGCTGGATTGTGATCAAACTATGTGGCGTGGCGTCGCGGCCGAAGACGGGCCCCAGGGCGTGATCGTCGACGCGCCCCGTTGGGCCCTGCAGGAGTTCGTCCTCGCCGAGCAAGCCAAAGGCAAGCTCCTTTGCATTTGCAGTAAAAACGAGGAAGACGACGTTTGGGCCGTTCTCGACGCGCGACGCGGCATGCCCCTCGAACGTAGGCATTTCGTGGCGAGTCGCATCAACTGGTGCCCCAAGCCGGAGAATGTGCGCGACCTGGCGCGGGAGCTCGGCGTCGGCCTGGACAGCTTCATCTTCATCGACGACAGCCCCATCGAATGCGCGGAGATGAGGGACCGCTGTCCTGAGGTCCTCACACTCGAGCTTCCCGGGGACGCGAGCCGGATCCAATCGCTCCTCGCGCACGTATGGGCGTTCGATCAGCTCGCGGTCACGGAGGAAGACCGGAGCCGAACGGAGCTCTATCAGCAGAATACGCAGCGATCGAGCTATCAGCGAACAACCCTGAATTTCGCCGAGTTCATCGCCGGGCTTGGTCTCGAGGTCGAGATCGCACCGCTCGACCTCGCACGCTTGCCCCGAGCCGCGCAGCTCACCCAGCGCACGAACCAGTTCAATACGACGCTACGCAGGCGCAGCGAGGTCGAGCTCTCCGACCTCTGCCGCTCCGGTGCAATCGAATGCATGTCCATTACCGTCTCCGATCGCTTCGGGGCCTACGGGTTCGTCGGCTTGCTCCTCTTCGAGACGCGGAGCGATACGCTCGTCGCCGACACACTTCTCCTGAGCTGCCGCGTGCTCGGACGTGGTGTCGAGCATCGCGTGATGCGTCATCTCGGCTCAATAGCGGTCGAGCGTGGAATCACCTGGATCGACGTGCCCGTGAGGCCCCATGCGAGAAACCGCCCTGCATGTGAGTTCGTGCGCGCCCTCGTCGGCGAGGTACACGACGACGGCGACGGCGGGTGGACGGTGCGCTGCCAGGCCTCCGCGATGGCCATGCTCGAGTTCCACCCGGACGAACGCAAGGAAGAGCCCGCCAAGCGTGACGAAGAGCCCTCACCTGTCGCGAAGAGAGGTGCTGGCCCGAGCGCCCGCGTGTTCGAGCGGATCGCTCGCGACCTTTCCTCGGTCGAGGATATTCTAGCGGCGATACGCCGTCGAAATCATGGGGCACGTCCCGCACCGCAATTCGATTTCGCTCGCACAGAGCTCGAGGGGCGGATCCTCGAGCTCTTCGTCGACGCGCTGGGGGTCGAGCGCGTCGGCATCCACGACGACTTCTTCATGCTCGGGGGAAATTCGCTCCGCGCGGTCATGGTGCTCAACAGGCTCCAGCGCGAGGTCGGCGCGTCGCTGAACCTCGACGTCGTGTTCGAGCACAGGACCGCCGGACGTCTTGCCACCCATATCGAGTCGCTTCGCTACGCGGCGCGGGACCTCGCCATGGGGAGGGACAAGGGCGATGGCCTCCTCGTGATCGAGCCGCACGGTCGAACGCGCCCGATCCCGCTCTCATTCGCGCAGCAGCGCATCTGGTTCCTGGATCAGCTCGGGACCGCGTCGTCATACAACAACTTCTCGGCAGTGAGAATGATGGGGGAGCTCGACGTCGCGGCGTTGTCCTGGGCGCTTTCTGAGCTCGTGCGTCGCCACGAGAGCCTGCGCACCACGTTCCACGTCGAGAATGGGCTTCCGTGCCAACGCGTGAGCGATCCCATTCCGGTCTCGGTTCCTCTCGTGGATCTGCGTCACTTGCCCATCGAGGAGCAGGAGCGCGAGATAGAAAGGGGAGCTCAAACGGAGGCCTCACAACCCTTCGATCTCGGCGTCGACCTCTTGTTGCGTGCGCGCCTGCTCCGCCTCGGTGCCCCTGGGGACACACCTCTCGACCACGTCTTGTTGCTCACGATGCATCACATCGCATCGGACGGTTGGTCGTATGGGGTCCTCGTTCATGACGTCCACGTGCTCTACACGTCGTTCCTCCGGAGAGAAACACCGCCGCCTCTCCCTGCGCTGTCCGTGCAATATGCGGATTTTGCTGCATGGCAACGTCGATGGATGAGCTGCGGTGCCCTTGACGCGGAAGCGCGATACTGGAAGATGCGGCTCGAACACACGCCGCCGCTTCTCGAACTCCCCACCGACCGGCCGCGCCCCCCCATACAGCGATTCCGGGGAGGCAGGGCAGAGTGCCTCATCGACGCGGAGATCACCCGATGTCTCCGCGACCTTGGCCGGAGGACGGACACAACCCTCTTCATGACGCTGCTCGCGGGGTTCGAGGTGATCCTTGGGCGCCATAGCGGTCAGGATGATCTCTGCGTGGGCGTGCCCATCGCGAACCGGTTTCGACAAGAGCTCGAGCCGCTCATTGGTTTCTTCGCCAATACGCTCCCCGTCCGCGTCGACCTCACGGGGGACCCCACGTTCCTCGAACTGCTGGCGCAAACCAAGAAGGCCGGCCAGGAGGCTCATGCGAATCAGTTACTCCCATTTGAATGGCTCGTGGAGGAGCTGAAACCGGAACGCGCCCTGAGCCACAACCCCTTGGTCCAGGTCATTTTTGCGCTGCAACCTGCGTCGATGGCTGACCTCGTCCTGCCGGGGCTCGATGTTCGCGAGCTCGCCATCGACGTGCACATCGTTCGCGCAGACATCGAGGTTCACCTCTTCGAGCGAGGCGACGAGGTGACGGGATACTGGCTCTACGACGCCGATCTTTTCGACCGTGGCACGATCGAACGCATGATCGGCCATTTCCGGACGGTCCTCCGCGCAGCCGCCGAGCGTCCGGACGCCAGGGTCTCCGAGCTACCCCTGCTCACCGCCGCCGAGCGGCGCTGGATCGTCGATCAATGGAACGATACAGACGTCGATTTTCGCGAGGCCCGCTGCGCCCACCAGCTTTTCGAGGAGCAATGCCGGCGCACCCCCGAGAACGTCGCGCTCGTCTCCAACGACGGGCAAACCGAGAAACGCCTCACATACCACGAGCTCAACACGCAGGCGAACCGCCTGGCGCACCATTTACGGAGCGTTGGCGTCGGTCCGGAGACCGTCGTCGGGCTTTGCCTCCCGCGCTCGGCGAACATGGTCATCGGTATGCTCGGCATCCTCAAGGCTGGCGGCGCTTATCTGCCGCTGGATCCGGGCTACCCGAGCGCCCGCCTCGATTTCATGCTGTCGGACGCGAGGCCGCCTGTCGTGGTCACGGATGCGCGATCCGTGGGGCGCCTCCCGCCCTCGCACGCGCGCCTCGTCCGTATGGACGGCGATGACGTTGCCATGGCATCGCGCGGCGAGGAGAACCCGGACAGCGGCGTCGGTCCCGAGAACCTGGCGTACGTCATCTATACATCCGGCTCCACGGGTACACCGAAGGGAGCGCTCCTCGATCATCGAGGGCTCGTCAATGCCACCGAGGCGCAGGTCCGAACGTTCGGTTTGACGAGCGACGATCGCGTCCTCCAGTTCGCCTCCCCCAGCTTCGACGTTTCTGCTTACGAAATTTGGATGGCCCTTCGCGTCGGCGCGTCGCTTCACACGGCCTGCGTGGACGAGCTCGCGTCAGGACAAACGCTGCTCGATTTCCTATCGCGTCACCGTATCACGGTGATGGCTGTGACTCCCTCGACGTTATCGACGCTACCACCGGCGGACCTGCCCGACTTGCGCATGGTACACGTCGGGGGCGAGGCGTGCCCGCCTGCTCTCGTCGAGCGGTGGCGGAGGGGGCGTCGCTTCGTCCATGTGTACGGCGCGACCGAGGCGTCTTTGCTGTCGGCGGCAGTGGTTTGCGATGTCCCTGCGCAGCCGCTCCCGCTGGGACGTCCGGTTCCCAACGCTCGCATCTACGTCGTCGACCGCCACGGGGACCTCTCGCCTCTCGGCGTCGCCGGTGAGATCTGGATCGGCGGATCCGGGGTGGGGCGAGGGTATCTGAATCGCCCCGAGCTCACGCGTGAAAGGTTCATCGACGACCCATTCGTCAAGGGGCGTGTCTACCGGACGGGAGATCTCGGGCGGCTTCGCGCTGATGGCAAGCTGGAGCTCCTCGGGCGAATCGATCACCAGGTCAAGGCGCGCGGAATCCGGATCGAGCTTGGAGAAATCGAAGCGGCTCTTCGCGAGGCTTCCTGCGTGAAGGACGCTACCGTCCAAGCGTTCGAGGACGAAATGGGGGAGAAACGGCTCGTTGCCTACGTCGTCCCGACCCGCGATCGCGAGTCCGTAGAAATCCAGCACGTGAAGGAATGGCAAAGCCTTTACGAAGATGTTTACGGAGCATCGACGGCGAGCGCCGATGCGTTTGACTTTACCGGGTGGGTCTCCAGCTACACGGGCGAGTCCATCCCAGCGACCGAGATGAACGAATGGCTCGAAGGGACGGTCGCGGAGTTGCGAGCCCTGCAACCCACGCGTGTGCTCGATATCGGATGCGGGTCCGGACTGGTCCTCTCCCGAATCGCAGCTCGATGCGATACCTACCTGGGTACGGATTGCTCTCCTCAGGCGATTGCGTGGGCGCATCGGCTGGTGCACGAGAACGACGACCTCCGCTCCGTCCGCCTCTTGCAACGCATGGCCGACGATTTTGATGGGCTCGCCGATCAATCGTTCGACCTCGTTGTAATGAACTCGGTCGTGCAGTATTTCCCGAGCACAGACTATTTGCTCCGGGTCCTTCGAGGCGCCCTGCGCGCGACGAGGCCAGGCGGCCACGTTTTCCTCGGAGATTTGCGGAACCTCGCCCTTCTCCCGGCGCTTCACGCGTCGATCGCGCTCCATACGGCTCCCAGCGATATGGTGCGCAGCGCTCTCGCCGCGCGCCTCGCGCAGCAGGCGGAGGATGAGGAAGAGCTCCTGCTCGCCCCTGGCTTTTTCCTCTCGCTGCCTCGAATCTTGCCGGGCATCGAAGATGTACGCATACGGCTCCTGCGCGGGCGCGTTCACAACGAGCTCAATCAGTTCCGATATCATGTGATCTTCCGCGTAGGGCCTACGCGGGAGGATCACGATCTCGCGGGCGGAAGCGAGAGCACATCCGAATGGCGTGATTTCCAGCGCGAGGGCCTCGCCCTCGTCGATCTCGGAAGGCAGCTCCAAGCTTCGGAGGCGCCCGCCCTTCTACTACGCAATATCCCTAATGCTCGCCTATCGCGCGAGCTCCGCGCGCTGAAGTGGTTGGGCGGCGATCACGAGGAGACCGTCGACGCGCTTCGAGACGCGTGCTCGGGGGAACCGCTCGGTGTCGATCCGGAGGACCTGTGGGCGCTCGGTCAGGAGCACGCCTACCGCGTCGAGCTTGGCTGCGCGGAGGATCCCACCGGCGCGACCATTGAAGCGACCTTCCTGCGGGAGGGCGCGACCGCCCCTGGCATTCGTCGTCGCGTCGAGACGCTGAAACCGCTTTCTGCCTATGCCAACGACCCCATGCTCGGTAAGCTGCGGCGCACGCTCCCGCTCGCGCTACGGCAAGACCTCTCGGCGTGCCTGCCCGACTACATGGTACCTTCGGCGTTCATCGTGCTGAACGCTATTCCTTTGACAGCCAATGGCAAGGTCGATCGCGCGGCCCTGCCCCCGCCGACGAAGGCACGGAGCGCACCACGAGCCCGCGGCGGCTCGCCCAGGAGCGCAACGGAGAGCACGATCACGCGCATATGGCAAGATGCGCTCGGCACAGAGGCAGTGGGCATCCGCGACAATTTTTTCGACCTCGGCGGGCATTCGCTGATGGCGACGCAGATCATCAGCAGGATGCGCGACGCGTTCGGCGTGCGCGTCCCCTTGCGCGCCCTCTTCGAGCGGCCGACCATCGAAGCTCTTGCGGAGCACGTCGATGCGTTGAGCCTCGCCGAGGGGAGCGTCGCCGCTCCGGCGAGCATTCAGAAGGCTCCGCGCGACGGCGCGTTGCCCGCCTCCTTTGCTCAGCAGCAGTTATGGTTGCTCGACCAGCTCGGCCTGGGCCGCGCGTACCACAGTCAATTCGCCGTGACCCTCGAAGGTCCGCTGGATGTTCCCGCGCTCGAGCGATCACTCCAGGAGATCGTGCGGCGCCACGAGGTCCTGCGGACGAGCTTCCTCGGGGAGAGGGGTGAGGTTTGGCAGATCATTCGATCCCCGCCAGCGTTCTCCCTCCGTATCGTGGACCTCTCGGGTCTCGCTCCTCGGTCGAGAGACGACGCCTTCCGGTCGTGGATCGCGACCGACGGAGACGAGCGTATCGATCTTGAGCGAGGTCCCATGCTGCGCGGCCGGCTTCTTCGGCTTGGCGAAGATCGATTCGTGCTGCTATTGACGATGCATCACATTGCCTCCGATGGCTGGTCCATCGGCGTTCTCTCTCGCGAACTTTCGGAGCTCTATTCTGCATTCTCGCGCGGGAAGCCTTCGTCTTTGCCGGAGCTATCGGTCCAGTACGCCGATTACGCGGTCAGGCAACGGGAGTTGCTCCGGGGGGAGGTCTTCGAGCGTGAGCTCGGTCTTGCCTGCGAGAGGCTCCGCGGTGCGCCGACGCTGCTCGACCTGCCGAGCATGACGGACACCGTTGCGCCGTCACGGCATGGCGAAAGGCGCGCGGGGAGCGTGACGTTCCGGCTCGACCAGGAAATCGCGGAGGGGCTACGGCGCATTGGCCGGCAGAGCGGCGCTACCCTCTTCATGGTCACGCTCGCCGCCTTCCAGGTGCTTCTGTCGCGTCATACGGGAGTGGACGATCTGCTCGTGGGAACCCCCGTCGCCGATCGTGAACCAGCGTCCCTCGCGCCGCTGATCGGCTACTTCGTCAACACCGTTGTACTGCGCGCCGATCTCACGGGGAACCCGACGTTCATGGAATTCCTCGGTCGCACGAGGGCGGAGGCACTTTGGGTGTTCGACCGCAAAGAGTTGCCCTTCGAGCGGATCGTGGACGCGCTCGCCGTCGAGCGCGTCCCGGGCCGCAATCCGCTCGTCCAGGTCCTGTTTACCGTACAGAACGCTCCGACTGCCTCGCTCGAGCTGTCGGGGATCTCGGTTGCGCCGTTCCCGCTCGAGCAGACGCGTGCGCGGATGGATCTCGAGGTCGACATCGTCGAGGGCGAAGGTGGCCTGACGTGTGTATGGGTTTACGATGAGGAGCGCCTCGACGCGGCGACGGCCGCACGGATGACCTGCCATTTCAGGACGTTGCTTGCTTCCATCGTCGCTGACCCATGGCGTAGCGTGCGCGACCTCGAGATGTTCACGCCCGAGGAGAGACGACAGATCCTGATCGAATGGAATGACACGGCCAGCGAGGCGCCCCCCGATAAATGCATTCATCACCTCATCGAGGAGCAATGTGCACGAACGCCGGACGCTGTGGCGATCGTGTTCGACGAGATGGGGGCAGGTTCTCGCTGCCTGACGTACCGCGATCTCGACGAGCGCTCGAATCGTCTCGCGCACGATCTCCGCGAGCTCGGCGTGTCCCGCGAGACGCTCGTCGCGATGCTCGTCGAGGCCTCGACCGAGATGGTGGTGGGAATGCTCGCCGTGCTGAAGGCCGGCGGCGCCTACGTACCGATCGATCCCAAGAGCCCTCGGGATCGTGTGGCGTTCATTCTAGAGGACACCGGCGCGCCATTCCTCCTCACCCAGCCGGCATTCGCATCGACATTGCCACCTTGCGATGCGCGTATCGTCGTCCTGCCGCGCGACGGGGGGGCGGCTTCTTTGGCGCGTCCCATGAAGGCACCCGAGAGCCGCGTCGCGCTCGGCGACCTCGCGTACGTCATATACACGTCCGGGTCGGGCGGGCAGCCCAAGGGCGTGCAAGTCGAGCATCGGTCGCTCGTCACGCATTGCGTGCATTATACACGGTTTTACTCCCTGTCTCCGGTCGACCGCGTACTCGTCCTTGCGTCGTACCACTTCGATGCCTCGGTCGAGCAGCTCTTCCCTGCGCTTCTTGCCGGTGCTACGGCCGTCCTCCCGAGCTGGGACCTCGAACCGCGTGCGTTCACACGAAAGCTGATCGAGCTCTGCGTATCCGTTCTCGATACGTCGGGCGCGCATTGGCGTGGACTTACGATGGAGTGGCTCGAGAACCCTGCGCTGCTCTCGGGCCATCGCTTGCGCAACCTGATTATCGGAGGGGACGTCATGCCCGCCGATGTGCTCGAGCCATGGCGCCGAACGCAACTCGCCGAGCACGTCCGTCTCTTCAATTGTTATGGTCCGACCGAGGCCACGGTCGCCGCCGCCGTATACGAGGTGCCGCGTGACTTCGATGCGAAAGGCCCCCGCATCCCCGTCGGCAAGCCGCTCGCGCATCGCGCCGCCTACGTGCTCGATCGTCATCAGAAGCCGGTCGCTGTGGGCGTCCCGGGTGAGCTCTACATCGGCGGGATCGGCCCTGCGCGAGGCTATCTGGGGCAGCCCGCGCTCACGCAGGAGAAGTTCATCGTGATCGATACCCTACCACCGCCGCCGCCGGGGCCGAACGGCGAAGCGCGCCCTCGCCGGCTCTACAGGACCGGGGATATGGTCCGGTGGTTGCCCGATGGAACGCTTGATTTCCTGGGGCGGATCGACAACCAGGTCAAGGTTCGTGGGTATCGCGTCGAGCCCGAGGAGGTCGAGGCGAACATCCGAAAGCTCTCTGCGGTGCGGGACGCAGCGGTGGTCGTGCAGGAGATCGGCAACCAGCGAGCGCTCGTCGGCTACGTCGTCTCCGCCGAGGGGCGCGGCGGGAGGATCGAGGAGGAGGTCCTCGACGCGTTGCGGGCGACACTGCCGGAGCACATGATCCCACTACGAATCGTTGTCCTTCCAGAGATCCCCCGTATCACGACGAGCGGGAAGGTCGATCGAGCCGCCTTGCCGATGCCCCAACCGACGAGATCCGAGGATTCCTCGGTGGCGGCACGCACGAGGACCGAGGCGACGATCTCTGCCATCTGGCAGGACATCCTCGGTCGGGGGAGCGTCGGTGTACACGACGATTTCTTCGAGCTTGGCGGCCATTCTATCATGGCGACACAGGTGATTGCCCGACTCAACCGTGCCTTCTCCGTCCGATTACCACTCCAGCGCATCTTCGAGCTGCCCACCGTTGCTGCACTCGCTTTGTTCATTGATAACGCGACACTGTCGCGTGAATTCGTAGCGAGCAGCGCGAGGGCGGCGCGCACGTCGGACGAAGGAGGCATGGAGGAAGAAGAGGGCGAGCTGTGA